GTGAACGTGCGCGATGTCTGGTCACAACACAAGTCGATGCTGGCGCAGCCACCTGAGTCGCACTGCGCGTCAGCGGTTTACTCGCCCCTGATGCAAAACTTCATGGTCGGCGTGGCCGGGGCGCAACAGCACCAGTCCGCCTGCCGGATGATCGATTTCGACCACGCAATTCGGCTCGCCGGCAGCATGCCGCGCCAGAATCGCTTCCATCGCATGCACCGCGGCTACGGTCTGACGGTCGGCTGTTAGGTCATTGTAACTCAGCCGTTGCGCGGCTTGCAGCCGTTTGCTGCGCTCGGCTGTCGGCCCGGCAAACTCCACGGTGGCCACCTCGCGGGCGAACCGCTCCAGTACTTCCAGGCCGTACCCTCGCTGCGAGCGCTCACCCCACGGCTCGAGAAACGTGCCGTTGTAATGATTATTCATCGTGATCTTTCGCTCCAGCGGCGTGCGGCCTTCGACGGTGCATTCCACTCCACGCTTGCGGCTGTGCGCGTTCCACACGCCGTTGTCGAAGCGGAACTGCACTTCTTGTTCGACGTAGCCGGGGAAATTGTCGGGCGTGACCCAACTGGTATGAATGTCGAAGGCAGCCTCGCGGCCGTCGTCGTAGCGGTAGACCAGTCGCAGCTGCGTCGAATCCCAGGTGGGCCCGTCGGCCGGCCCGACCAATCCTCGCTGTCCGGTGCAGGCCACGCTCGCCAGCCGGCCGCCAAACGTGAAATCGATGAGCTTGATGTAATGCACCGCGACATACGTGCCCGGGTTGCGGCCGGTGATCCATTCGGCAAACTGGCCGGTCGAGATGCTCTTCGGCTCCAAAAGCGTGCAGTAGCCATTGTTCACATGCCGTAACTCGCCGTCGGCCACCAGCGTGCGCAGCTTCTTGTGATCGGGATCGAGCAGCTTGTGATAGACGACCTTGGCGAGAACACTCTTTTTATGGGCCAACTGTTCGAGTTCATCGAGCTCGGCCAGTGTTAGCACAGCAGGCTTTTCGACCAGCACGTGCTTGCCCGCTGCGAGCGCAGCCTTGGCCGTGGCGAAGTGCCGGTCGTCCGGAGTGGCCACGCACACGAAGTCGACCCCCGCGGCGAGCAACTGCCCGATCGAATCCGGCTCGTGAAAACTGGCGAAGTTGCCGAGCGTGTTGCTGGCGTTGCCTTGGAGCGCCGCGGCGCGACGCCCGGTCCGGCTCGCCACCGCCGCCAGACGCACGTCGCACACGCCAAAGGCCGGGTCGTACAAACCGCAGCGAGCCGACTGCTCGAAAAACGGCCGATAAGTCTCGTCAAAAATCATCCCCAGCCCCACCATGCCGGCGCGCAATTCGTGACGAGCAGTCGAGGTAGCAGAAGGGGGCGTCATGGCAGGATTGCGCGGGGAGAAAGAACGTCGGGCTAGTTCAATGCGATAGGATAACAGGGACACCGGGCGATTGCATCCGTTGGAAAACGAGCGGGATCTGTCCTAGGAGTTTGCGACACTGCGCAGGCAAGACCAACAGGGGGCCGAGAGATGTCCCTGCCGGATTCCTCGGGACGCCTTGTGCCGGATGCGCCTGAGACGCAAAATGGCCGCTTCCTCGCCGTGCGTCACTGCGCGGCGCTCGCCATCGCTTGTCCCCAGTGGAACTAGAGAGACCCATGACGAATAACCACGACGCGCCCAGTGTAATTATCAGCGCCTTCGGAGACGAAGCGGCCAACCAAAAAACGGCCACGCAACAATTCGCGGCGCTCGCGGCGCTAGGCTTGCAATACTACAGCATTCGTTTTATCGACGTGGGGGGCGGCATCAAGAACGTCATGAAGTTGACGCTTAAAGAGATTCAGCAGATTCGTCACCTGGAAGACGAGTATGGGCTGAACGTGGCTTCGCTCGGTTCGCCGCTGGGCAAAGTCAAGCTGGTCGATAAAGAAGACGGCACCAAGAACGCCTATGTCCCTTTCAAAAAGTATCTAGAGAAAGACGTCAAGAAAGCCTGCGAGTTGGCCCATGCGTTCGAAACCAAATTGATCCGAGGTTTTTCGTTCTATCCCCCCAAGGGGGCCGACCCGCGCGAGTACGTCGCGCAAGCAGTTGATCAGTTAGGGAAGATCGCCGAGGCTTGTCATCGCTCGGACCTCACATTCGGGCTCGAGATCGAAGCCAATCTCGTCGGCCAGACTGGTCAGCTCATGGCCGAGATCCATCGTCAGGTGAATCATCCTGCAATGGTCTTGATCTTTGACGCGGCCAACATTCTCTGCCAGGGATACAGCACGGTCGAGGTTTTTGAGCAGTACCTGGCCATGAAGCCGGCCATCGGCTGGATGCACATCAAGGATTACGCCCACACCCGTGCGGCGACCAAGCCGGGACACGTCGATGAAGACGCTCTCAAGCACTTCGTCCCAGCCGACGTAGGGCAGGGGGCCCACGAATGGATATTGCGAGACTTCCGCGCCTCGCTTCCCAAACTCACCACGCAATTGCGACGTCGCGGCATCCCGGGCGTGTTTCTGGATCTGGAACCGCACGTCAAAGGGGGCGGCCAATTCGGCGGCTTCAGCGGGCCCGACGGCCTGGGCGTGGCGTTACGAGGCTTATGCCGTGTGCTCGACTTTGCCCAAGTCAACTACCACCTGCGCGATTTTGAAGACATCCGCGCCGCCCGCGGATTCTGAAATAACACACCGCCACGATGCGACATTACAGTTAGCGACCAATTTGGTACGCAGCAAGGTGTGCGATTTGGCAGCCCCAGCGCGAAATCCCGGAAAACAGATTTAGCGCAGCGGCGTGGGCACGAATTCGCCGGCATATCCCACCAGGTCGAGTTTACTGCGCCGCGCCAGTCGGCCTTCGGCGTCGAACTCTTCCGACTCGTGGGCCACGACGCCGCCGGGGACTTCCAGACTCGACCAAAGCGTGGTCCTGGTCATGCCGCCGGCATGAGTATTGGTCACGCGCAGCTCGGCCGCCTGCCGGTGACGGCGCAACACGCGTAGCGAGCGCGACAGCGCCACCACCTCGACCTTGGTCTGGCTGACGGCTTCGTCCGAGGCCGGGTCGTAGTTCGTGCTTTCGCGTCGCAACACGTAGGGCGAAACACGATCGGAATACCAGGTCTTGGTCACGATGCGTCCGCCAGGAGACTGAGTTTCGGTTTGCTCGACGCGACAGGGTATGCGGTTACCCGAGATCGTCACTGTGTCGTCACCGAGATCGGTTATCGTGGCCGTGCGATCCGTCGATTCGCCATGCCAGCCCTGGGTGAGCACTTGCGGGCCCGACTCGACCTGTTTGCCCGCCAGATCGACAGTCCCTTCGATCTTCAGGGTAATTCCTGCATCATCGACGGTCGCCAGCGTCGTGCGTGTCCGCGCAACGCTTGTTGCCGTGAGCTTGCCCTGCTCGTCGAAGGTCTCGGTCACCAGCCGGATGCGACGCCAACTCCCCGGCCGAAAGCGTCCCCACGGATGATTCTTGCGGATCGTGGACGTCTCGACGGCGCGCGACAGCATGCCATGAGACATGGTCAGAATCAAACTGCCTACAACGGCTGCGACTCTGATCCGCTGCAACCTTGTCAAAGCGATTCTCCCAAATCCGCCTGCGGCGTCGCTCGGGGCGGATAACGCTCAGAAAAACATCCTCACAACCGATTCGGCCACGCACACCGGCTTGTCCTCACCCTCGACCTCGAACACGTTGCGGGTGGTGGCCTGAACGCCGGCCGGCGTGACCTTCAGATCGATCAAATCGCAGGTCATACGTACTCGCGAACCGACCTTCACCGGACCGGGAAACCTTACCCGGTTCAATCCATAGTTGAGCACCAGTTTCAGGCCCGTGACGGTATAGATCTGCTGGGCCAGCACGGGGCTTAGTGACAGCGTGAAGAAACCGTGGGCCACGGTCGTCCCGTAAGGGCTCTCACGCTGGGCACGCTCCGGATCGCAATGGATCCATTGGTGGTCCCCTGTACCGTTAGCAAATTGATTCACACGCTCCTGCGTGACGTCAAGCCATTCGCTTTGTCCTAGGGTGTGTCCCACCAATGCTTTGAGTTCTTCAATCCCATTGATCACGCGGGGCGGCATACACTGTTCCTTGGCAGGGCGCTGAGCAAGATTTGCCCGATTCTACGCGACCGAGCCCGTTTGGCAAAAGGCGTAAGGCAGGGGTCCCCCCAATTTTCCCAGTCGTCCAGGTCGCACGAGCGACGTTGACCTGTTGTTGCGGATTGCTTATCAGTGTGCGGCTTCCGCCCTGGGGTCGCCTCAGGCTGCCGAGAGCGGAGAGTAAGAGGCAAATGCTCGGATTCCGAGCCCACGCTACCGTCGCGCGCCGGGATGATGGCATCAAGTACCGATATCACTGTTGCTTCGAGACGACCAAGGCGTCGCTTCGTGCGGCGCCGTGCCGTCGTCGGACTGCTGGCCGTGGTCCTGGCGGCCGGAGGCTGCGCTGCGACCCGCTACGTTGAGCTGCGTGCCGTGCCGCGCGGCCCATTGGTCGATCGCCTGAAGTTGACCTCGCATAACGGGCCTCAACCCACGGAACGCACGCTGCAAGTCCTGCGGCAGCACGATCTGTTAAGGGACCTGAAGAAGCTGGATCCTCGGATCGTCGTCGACAGGTTGCAAGCGATCGCTGATCAGGGGCCGTCGGCCGAGATGCTGTATTCGCTGGCTGAATTGAATTATCTGGGCGGCAAGAAAATCGAGGTCCGCAACGAGGCTGTGGCCCTGGATATGTACGGCGCCGCTGTTGCCAATGCGTACCTCTATCTATTCGACGAACGGTTCACTCCGGTCCGAAATCCCTATGACCCCGAATTCCGCGGCGCCTGCGACGTCTACAATGGCGCGCTGGAAAGTGCCATGCGGGTCGTGCAGAAACGGGGCGGATTGCTACCAGGCCGGACGCAGGCTATCGAATCCGAATCCAAACAGTGGGACGTGACGGTTCTGATCAACGGCGGACGATGGCAGGAGGATGATTTCGACCGCTTCGAATTCGTCTCGGATTACCAAGTGAACGGTCTGGCCAACCAGTATCACAACTTTGGATTGGGCGTGCCGTTGATTGCGGTGCGCAAGAATCATGCCCCGGAGGCGCCCACCGAGCAGTTCTTTCCACCCGAGTTGAGCTTTCCCGTGACCGCGCTATTGCGAGTCCTGCCAGAACCGGCTCCGCCGGGCGCGGCAGGAGTGGCCGGCAAAATACGGCACAATTGCGTGCTGGAACTGTACGATCCGCTTGTCTCGTCCGACATAGTGTTGGGCGGGCGACGCGTGCCGCTGGAAACAGACCTCAGCACGCCGCTGGCCTACCTGCTCAATGATCCGCGATTGGAAAGCGCGGCCACGACCGGACTGTTGCATCCCGATCGGTCGCAGAAGACGCGCGGACTGTACATGCTCGAGCCGTATCAACCCGGCAAGATTCCTGTATTGATGGTCCACGGGCTGTGGTCGAGTCCGTTGACCTGGATGGAAATGTTCAACGACTTGCGCAGCAACCCTGAAATACGGCAAAACTATCAATTCTGGTTTTACGAGTACCCATCGGGCGAGCCATTCTGGGTAAGCGCCGCGCAGTTGCGGCAGGATTTGAACCGTCTGCGCGAAGTTCTCGACCCGCGCCGCTCCGAGCCCGCTTTGGATCAAATGGTGTTGGTCGGGCACAGCATGGGCGGCTTGGTGTCAAAACTGCAATCCGTCGACAGTGGCGACGCATTTTGGAAGACCGTCAGCGATCACCCGCTGGCAGACCTCAAGATTTCACAACAGGATCGAGAACAACTGGCTCAGGAGTTTTATTTCCATCCCAACCCCTCGGTGCGTCGCGTGATTACGATTGCCACGCCGCATCGTGGCAGCAAGTTCGCCAACAGCGCGGCCCAATGGCTGGCCGCACGATTGATCACCATGCCCGAGCAAATCGTCAAGGGACGACAGGATCTGTACCGCGAAAACCCGGGCAAGCTCCACAATCCATCGCCCGTGGAAGTGACTACCAGCATTCAATCGCTTTCGCCGGATGACCCCATCTTTCCCGTCATGCTGGCCGCGCCCCGGCCGCCGTGGGTGAAATACCACAACATCATCGGCGAGGTCCCCACCGAGGGACTAATTGGCAAGATTGCCGGTGGCACCGACGGTGTCGTTTCGCTGGAAAGTGCCCATTGCGATCAGGTCGAGAGCGAGATGATCGTGCGCAATGCTGACCATCTGACCGTGCACCGGCATCCGCTCTGCGTCCTTGAAGTGCAACGGATCCTGCTGCTGCACCTGGACGAGCTGCGCAGCTTTCCCAACGCGCCGCAGCCGCGCGTGCAAACGGTCGCCGCGCCGCGCCTTCCGTTGGGTACCAGCGCAACGCCGAGGCGATGATGTAGACGCCGAGAGCTTACCAGTATGAATTACACGGATAGCTCTCGTGCGCACGTCGGCCTTAGTCGACCACAACCTGGTCGAGGCCCTCTTCCTCTTGCGGGAACTGAGGGTTCATCCGTTCTAGCGCCGCGCGCAATGCGCCGCTGACGACAAGGTCGCGATGCCACTTTTGGTCGGCCGGCACGATCGTCCAGGGGGCCCACTTGGTGTTGCATTTGGTCAGAGCGTCAGCATACGCTTGCTGGTAGTCGTCCCATAACTTGCGATCGGCCAAGTCTGCGGCCTGGAACTTCCAACGTTTTTTAGGGTTCTTGAGCCGGGCCTCGAGACGACGCTTCTGCTCGTCCTTGCTAATGTGCAGGAAACATTTCACGATTGTTACGCCCGCGTCGACTAGTAGTCGCTCGAACTCGTTGATCCGGTCGTACCGGCTCTTCCATTCGGCCTTGGCCACGGTCTTGCGCACCCGCGGGGCCAACACGTCCTCGTAATGCGAACGATTGAAGATGCCTATGTCGCCGTGGCCTGGCACGG
This DNA window, taken from Pirellulales bacterium, encodes the following:
- a CDS encoding Gfo/Idh/MocA family oxidoreductase translates to MTPPSATSTARHELRAGMVGLGMIFDETYRPFFEQSARCGLYDPAFGVCDVRLAAVASRTGRRAAALQGNASNTLGNFASFHEPDSIGQLLAAGVDFVCVATPDDRHFATAKAALAAGKHVLVEKPAVLTLAELDELEQLAHKKSVLAKVVYHKLLDPDHKKLRTLVADGELRHVNNGYCTLLEPKSISTGQFAEWITGRNPGTYVAVHYIKLIDFTFGGRLASVACTGQRGLVGPADGPTWDSTQLRLVYRYDDGREAAFDIHTSWVTPDNFPGYVEQEVQFRFDNGVWNAHSRKRGVECTVEGRTPLERKITMNNHYNGTFLEPWGERSQRGYGLEVLERFAREVATVEFAGPTAERSKRLQAAQRLSYNDLTADRQTVAAVHAMEAILARHAAGEPNCVVEIDHPAGGLVLLRPGHADHEVLHQGRVNR
- a CDS encoding sugar phosphate isomerase/epimerase family protein; its protein translation is MTNNHDAPSVIISAFGDEAANQKTATQQFAALAALGLQYYSIRFIDVGGGIKNVMKLTLKEIQQIRHLEDEYGLNVASLGSPLGKVKLVDKEDGTKNAYVPFKKYLEKDVKKACELAHAFETKLIRGFSFYPPKGADPREYVAQAVDQLGKIAEACHRSDLTFGLEIEANLVGQTGQLMAEIHRQVNHPAMVLIFDAANILCQGYSTVEVFEQYLAMKPAIGWMHIKDYAHTRAATKPGHVDEDALKHFVPADVGQGAHEWILRDFRASLPKLTTQLRRRGIPGVFLDLEPHVKGGGQFGGFSGPDGLGVALRGLCRVLDFAQVNYHLRDFEDIRAARGF
- a CDS encoding MaoC family dehydratase, producing MPPRVINGIEELKALVGHTLGQSEWLDVTQERVNQFANGTGDHQWIHCDPERAQRESPYGTTVAHGFFTLSLSPVLAQQIYTVTGLKLVLNYGLNRVRFPGPVKVGSRVRMTCDLIDLKVTPAGVQATTRNVFEVEGEDKPVCVAESVVRMFF
- a CDS encoding alpha/beta fold hydrolase, which gives rise to MRRRAVVGLLAVVLAAGGCAATRYVELRAVPRGPLVDRLKLTSHNGPQPTERTLQVLRQHDLLRDLKKLDPRIVVDRLQAIADQGPSAEMLYSLAELNYLGGKKIEVRNEAVALDMYGAAVANAYLYLFDERFTPVRNPYDPEFRGACDVYNGALESAMRVVQKRGGLLPGRTQAIESESKQWDVTVLINGGRWQEDDFDRFEFVSDYQVNGLANQYHNFGLGVPLIAVRKNHAPEAPTEQFFPPELSFPVTALLRVLPEPAPPGAAGVAGKIRHNCVLELYDPLVSSDIVLGGRRVPLETDLSTPLAYLLNDPRLESAATTGLLHPDRSQKTRGLYMLEPYQPGKIPVLMVHGLWSSPLTWMEMFNDLRSNPEIRQNYQFWFYEYPSGEPFWVSAAQLRQDLNRLREVLDPRRSEPALDQMVLVGHSMGGLVSKLQSVDSGDAFWKTVSDHPLADLKISQQDREQLAQEFYFHPNPSVRRVITIATPHRGSKFANSAAQWLAARLITMPEQIVKGRQDLYRENPGKLHNPSPVEVTTSIQSLSPDDPIFPVMLAAPRPPWVKYHNIIGEVPTEGLIGKIAGGTDGVVSLESAHCDQVESEMIVRNADHLTVHRHPLCVLEVQRILLLHLDELRSFPNAPQPRVQTVAAPRLPLGTSATPRR
- a CDS encoding polyphosphate kinase 2 family protein; this translates as MGQPLTVKPGKKIDLADFDPAYDGAFNEKAAAVVTKDNVAVIDNLCYRLYAENRQALLCVFQGMDTAGKDGVIRKVLSGVDPVNCQVTAFKRPTVEDARHDFLWRIHRAVPGHGDIGIFNRSHYEDVLAPRVRKTVAKAEWKSRYDRINEFERLLVDAGVTIVKCFLHISKDEQKRRLEARLKNPKKRWKFQAADLADRKLWDDYQQAYADALTKCNTKWAPWTIVPADQKWHRDLVVSGALRAALERMNPQFPQEEEGLDQVVVD